One Micromonospora sp. WMMD1120 genomic region harbors:
- a CDS encoding recombinase family protein, producing MVRRKARSGNRGRFDSKDALLAGGSDVRALRYQRASQDKKEQGKSVHDQGVLNLAEITKRSWTDAGSFTDNHRSASRRATKEREQFELLIEQIRAGKGDVLVVWEISRKERDLAVFVKIRDMCHEVGLNFWLVGGVLYDLRDKNDRMMLGFQAVQAEWMADSIRDNVLRGIVGAAEAGRPHGKITYGYRRIYDQRTRALLRQEPDTEIRKAVAADGTVTQYSRAQVVRDNFRKVSEGTPLTAIEAELNRLGIPASEGGLWRRGILRKQVMNPAYIGKRVLRGEIVGDGIWPALVEEETYWAVVRMLQDPSRTTTRPGRAVHLLSYIVRCGVCDGPLSSQRLNRHGWTGQVYSCLHKRCAAVKAEFLDEYVQRAVVAWLSRPDVYDVLTAASASDEEVTHARAEAQRLRGELEEWRKLGEEGEVTAIAYARAEKGLLTQIAEYEQRAADAGIPAVLRGRIGDQAVAAWQELDDDVAVKREIIRLVADIKLLRAGFKGERRTFGRHRLDWRWKFGPQDQRVA from the coding sequence ATGGTACGGCGGAAGGCCCGGTCGGGGAACCGGGGCCGGTTCGACAGCAAGGACGCGTTGCTGGCCGGGGGCTCGGATGTGCGGGCGTTGCGGTATCAGCGCGCGAGTCAGGACAAGAAGGAGCAGGGCAAGAGCGTTCACGACCAGGGCGTGCTCAACCTGGCGGAGATCACGAAGCGGTCGTGGACGGACGCGGGATCATTCACGGACAACCACCGCTCGGCCAGCCGCCGCGCGACGAAGGAGCGCGAGCAGTTCGAGTTGTTGATCGAGCAGATCCGCGCGGGCAAGGGCGACGTGCTCGTGGTCTGGGAGATCTCCCGCAAGGAACGCGACCTCGCGGTGTTCGTGAAGATCCGCGACATGTGCCACGAGGTCGGTCTCAACTTCTGGCTCGTCGGCGGGGTGCTGTACGACCTGCGGGACAAGAACGACCGGATGATGCTCGGCTTCCAGGCGGTACAGGCCGAGTGGATGGCCGACTCGATCCGCGACAACGTGCTGCGCGGCATCGTCGGCGCCGCCGAAGCTGGCCGCCCTCACGGGAAGATCACCTACGGGTACCGGCGGATCTACGACCAGCGCACCCGCGCCCTGCTGCGTCAGGAGCCGGACACCGAGATCCGTAAGGCCGTGGCGGCCGACGGGACGGTGACGCAGTATTCGCGGGCGCAGGTGGTGCGGGACAACTTCCGCAAGGTCTCCGAAGGCACGCCGCTGACCGCTATCGAGGCCGAACTCAACCGGCTCGGGATTCCCGCCTCCGAGGGCGGACTTTGGCGGCGCGGCATCTTGCGCAAGCAGGTGATGAACCCGGCCTACATCGGCAAGCGGGTGCTGCGCGGGGAGATCGTCGGCGATGGGATCTGGCCCGCCCTGGTCGAGGAGGAGACGTACTGGGCGGTGGTGCGGATGCTTCAGGACCCGTCCCGCACGACGACTCGACCCGGCCGCGCCGTGCATCTGCTGTCATACATCGTGCGCTGCGGGGTGTGCGACGGGCCGTTGTCGTCGCAGCGGCTGAACCGGCATGGCTGGACCGGGCAGGTGTATTCGTGCCTGCACAAGCGGTGCGCGGCGGTGAAGGCCGAGTTCCTCGACGAGTACGTGCAGCGGGCGGTGGTGGCGTGGCTGTCCCGCCCTGACGTCTACGACGTCCTCACCGCTGCCAGCGCGAGCGACGAGGAAGTCACCCACGCCCGCGCCGAAGCCCAACGGCTGCGGGGCGAGTTGGAGGAGTGGCGCAAGCTCGGAGAGGAGGGTGAAGTCACCGCGATCGCCTACGCCCGCGCCGAGAAGGGCCTGCTGACGCAGATCGCCGAGTACGAGCAACGCGCCGCCGACGCCGGGATCCCCGCCGTGCTGCGCGGACGCATCGGGGACCAGGCTGTGGCAGCGTGGCAGGAACTCGATGACGATGTCGCGGTCAAGCGGGAAATCATCCGCCTCGTCGCTGACATCAAACTCCTGCGCGCCGGGTTCAAGGGCGAACGCCGCACGTTCGGCCGCCATCGCCTCGACTGGCGGTGGAAGTTCGGCCCGCAGGACCAGCGGGTGGCCTGA
- a CDS encoding class I SAM-dependent methyltransferase, producing MSNQPVRDAYSYMSAQYISLVDGDWQAHVDDTALVRDHLVGSGGTVLDLGCGPGHWSAYLHSLGVDVTGVDLVPEFIDHARTHFPGPEFRLASMTDLDLPNHSVAGILSWYSTIHLPPSELDGVLIEFRRMLAPSGRLVIGFFDSDDEVAAFDHKVYTAYRWPVDEFSAHLTQAGFTELQRLQQQFPDRPDRKYAAIAAATSAGP from the coding sequence GTGAGCAACCAGCCGGTGCGTGACGCCTACTCGTACATGTCGGCGCAGTACATCTCCCTGGTCGATGGTGACTGGCAGGCCCACGTGGACGACACGGCCCTCGTCCGAGACCACCTCGTCGGTTCGGGCGGTACGGTGCTCGATCTCGGCTGCGGCCCCGGGCACTGGAGCGCCTACCTGCACTCGCTCGGCGTCGACGTGACCGGCGTCGACTTGGTCCCTGAGTTCATCGACCATGCCCGGACGCACTTTCCCGGGCCGGAGTTCCGGCTCGCATCGATGACCGACCTTGACCTTCCCAACCATTCGGTGGCCGGCATCCTCTCCTGGTACTCGACCATCCACCTACCGCCATCGGAGCTGGACGGGGTACTCATCGAGTTCCGCCGGATGCTGGCACCTTCCGGGAGGCTGGTAATCGGCTTCTTCGACAGCGACGACGAGGTCGCCGCGTTCGACCACAAGGTCTATACGGCATACCGCTGGCCCGTAGACGAGTTCTCCGCCCACCTGACACAAGCCGGCTTCACCGAGCTTCAGCGCTTGCAACAGCAGTTTCCGGACCGTCCAGACCGCAAGTACGCAGCCATCGCCGCCGCAACATCCGCTGGGCCGTAG
- a CDS encoding DMT family transporter, with translation MSSPPHRPTPDPLTTGAVGLAVVAVSSSAPLIAYAAAPALAIAFWRNLLAVAVLSPFALARRRAEFRRLTLGVGRREGLFCVLSGIALAGHFATWVPSAQLTSVATSTALVATQPVWQGLIARAQGRPLPRVVWIGIAVAVGGAVVATGVDVGVSGRAVLGDLLALAGGLFAAVYTAFGERARSSISTTTYTTICYGICALLLLAMCLVGGVRLTGFDGRTWLAILALVAGAQLLGHSMFNYALRKIPATTVSVLILLEAPGAAVLGWAWLGQVPRPYALLGMAMLLAGVAVVVVGGSRVGRRAAAPTALPTDPTPLS, from the coding sequence GTGTCCTCTCCTCCACACCGGCCCACGCCGGACCCGCTGACCACCGGCGCGGTCGGGCTGGCCGTGGTCGCGGTCTCCTCGTCCGCGCCGCTCATCGCGTACGCCGCCGCGCCCGCGCTGGCCATCGCGTTCTGGCGCAACCTGCTCGCGGTGGCCGTGCTCAGTCCGTTCGCGCTGGCCCGTCGCCGCGCCGAGTTCCGTCGGCTGACATTGGGCGTGGGCCGGCGGGAGGGGCTGTTCTGCGTCCTGTCCGGCATCGCGCTGGCTGGGCACTTCGCGACCTGGGTGCCGAGCGCCCAGCTCACCTCGGTCGCCACGTCCACCGCCCTGGTCGCCACCCAACCGGTCTGGCAGGGGTTGATCGCCCGGGCCCAGGGGCGTCCGCTGCCCCGGGTCGTCTGGATCGGCATCGCCGTGGCGGTCGGCGGGGCGGTGGTCGCCACCGGAGTGGACGTCGGCGTCTCCGGTCGGGCTGTCCTCGGTGACCTGCTGGCCCTGGCCGGTGGGCTGTTCGCCGCCGTCTACACCGCGTTCGGCGAGCGGGCCCGGAGCAGCATCAGCACCACCACGTACACCACCATCTGCTACGGGATCTGCGCGCTGCTCCTGCTGGCCATGTGCCTGGTCGGCGGCGTACGACTGACCGGCTTCGACGGGCGCACCTGGCTGGCAATCCTGGCCCTGGTGGCCGGTGCCCAACTGCTCGGGCACTCGATGTTCAACTACGCCCTGCGGAAGATCCCGGCGACCACCGTCAGCGTGCTGATCCTGCTGGAGGCGCCCGGCGCGGCAGTGCTCGGGTGGGCCTGGCTGGGCCAGGTTCCCCGCCCGTACGCGCTGCTGGGGATGGCGATGCTGCTGGCCGGTGTGGCGGTGGTGGTGGTTGGTGGCTCCCGCGTCGGCCGCCGTGCCGCCGCACCCACCGCCCTGCCCACCGACCCTACGCCGTTGTCCTGA
- a CDS encoding SigE family RNA polymerase sigma factor, whose product MTTEDRTRDGFADFVRAETAGLTRLAYLLTGDRHHAEDLVQVALARVAVRWDRVADPHAYLRRVLCTQAASWWRRRRARPPERLDGVVPERSDPGDDADVRLVLWTALARLTVRQRAVLVLRYYEDRTETETAALLGCRVGTVKNR is encoded by the coding sequence TTGACGACTGAGGACCGCACCCGGGACGGCTTCGCCGACTTCGTCCGGGCCGAGACCGCCGGGCTGACCCGGCTCGCGTACCTGTTGACAGGCGACCGGCACCACGCCGAGGACCTGGTTCAGGTGGCGTTGGCCCGGGTCGCGGTGCGCTGGGACCGGGTCGCGGACCCGCACGCCTACCTGCGTCGAGTGCTCTGCACGCAGGCGGCCAGTTGGTGGCGTCGGCGACGGGCCCGCCCGCCCGAGCGGCTGGACGGCGTGGTGCCGGAACGATCCGACCCGGGTGACGACGCCGACGTCCGGCTGGTGCTGTGGACGGCGCTGGCACGGCTGACCGTGCGACAACGTGCGGTTCTCGTGTTGCGCTACTACGAGGACCGCACCGAGACGGAGACGGCGGCGCTGCTCGGCTGCCGGGTGGGCACTGTCAAGAATCGTTAG